CCAAAACGAATTAGTTTAATTGACATCACTACAACTTTTGAAGTTGATGTGAAAGTTGAGATTTGCTTAAATACATACACTCATCATCTCACAAACAATGGTATTGGTATAATCTACATCATCACCTCATTGGTTTTATGCATAACCTAAAAATAAGGAGGGCGACCAATTGTTTTGTAGTTAAAATTAATCCACATGGCACCCACCCTACCCCCAATTCTATTTTCTcactccccctctctctctgtctcactCTCTCTCATCATTCTTGAGAAATATTTTCTTACTTTCAAGAATTCTTCAAGAAAATGAAACACAGCCGTGCAACCTTTGACGCCACCTTACCACGCCACCATTATGATCATCACCAGGTcatctttttttccttttccttttccttttcctttccaTCCTTTGTTCTTAATTGCCATTATTTTTATTaaggtatatatatatgaatacaTTTTGGCAAATCAAATGTTTAAGAGACCTTTATTTCCTCGATTAAGAATGACAAGGGTTTTCTTATTTCTGCCTTtttaacaaaagaaaataagatCTCTATATCATACATATTATGCATGTAATAGAGGTAAATCTCGATGAAAAGTCGAGAATATAAGAAACAAACGTATAATATCATTATACTATTCGtcgaagaataaaacaaattccCCATTCTCAATTTAAATAAGAATTTTCATTTCAACATTCTCGATCTTAGAGTAACCTGATCTGAAGTAATCTTATGATCATGTTTTGTCTTATCTATCTTCCCTACAAAACGGACCCAATATTTCCCTTTTCTTACATGTGTGCCTATATTCCCTTTTGTAGTTAATACACATTGACACAGCATTTAAAATGGCAATTTTGGATTTGTATAATCCAATTGTGCAGGTAATTAATGAGGTCTCTTCCCATAATGACCCTTGTATCTCATGTTTGTTAGAAGGAATCCCTTGCTTGAATTTTGGAATCTCCAAGGATTGCACCCTCAAGCTTCTTTCCCCTCACCTCAACAACACACCCTCCAAACACACACATTcccaaccctctaaaaccaccaccaccaccaccaccacaccACAAAAATGAAGAAACAACAACTCCCCCAAAATGAACAAGACACAACCCAATACACCAAACTCCACCCCTCCCACAGCCTCCTCCACAACATGGtcatctacttcctcttcttCGGGTCCGGCCTCGTCGTCGGCCTCACCCTCACCCTCTACCTCCCCCCAAGCCTCCAATTCTCCCAATTCTCCTCCTCCATCCAAGAAACCTCCTCCACCCCAACCCCACCACCCCCGCCTCCGTCTCCGCCTCTGCACCACCCTCCCCCGCGCATGCAGCCGCGGGCGGGGCTGAGGGACTTCCTCAGGGTCGAGGACAACGCGACGCACGACATGACGGACGCGGAGCTCCTGTGGCGGGCGTCGATGAAGCCGAAGATCGAGGATTTTCCGTTCAGGCGGACGGCGAAGGTGGCGTTCATGTTCCTGGCGAAGGGGGACCTGCCGCTGGCGCCGCTGTGGGAGCTCTTCTTTAGAGGGCACCAAGGCTTGTATTCCATCTACGTCCATTGTCAGCCTTCTTACAAAGGGACTTTTCCAAAGGGTTCGGTTTTTCATGGCAGAAGAATTGCTAGCAAGGtatcatctctctctctttctctctttcaagTAGTTAATTACCAAATCTTTGATTATGTTGCATGCTTTGGACTTTGGTTGCATTGAGATCTATGACTACTTAagtgtttctttttttataaaaaaattgtgtttcaTCATTTTTTGTAGTTTTGTTATATTGCAACTAGTACAACTTAAGGTCTTGAATTCTTCTTTTCACAAGTGACAAGTATATACTCTATGTTTCTTTTTATTCTTGAATAGATTAACTTTCTTTTCTTGTtactttcttagttaatctagAAAGTTTCACCTTCATTTATAAAGACCAtgtaaaattaaagaaaatgtgaaatttctataaataaaagaaatttagcaACTATATACTCCACATCACCCCCTATAAAAATGTGGTAAAATGGAACTTCTTATTGAGAAGGATAGTTTTATTCTTTCCTTGTAGAGATAAGATGAGTAGATTACATATTGGGGCAAACTATGTAAAGTTGAGCTCATTTGAtttatttgagattttgaaGATTCCTGATTCAATTTCAAACATTTAATAGCAGTTGACTTGAATAAATACACATGATCTACCAACCATGCTGACATGAATCCACATTCCCCAAGATTCAAGTAATTATCACTAGATTTGGGCTTGCAATAGTGAAATTACTTAGAAATTTGTCTTTCATGCCTTCTGCTCTACCTATTAATGAAGCTAGTTCTTCTATGCATTGTAAACAAATTTATAACTCGGAAtagttataatataatatgGGTCCCATGTAGAGACAGAACCACAGATAATAAATAGGTCAACTATTAAAATGTTTAGACAATTCATATATAATATTCCCttgattttatcaaaaaattCCCTTTTATCTGTCacacatataaaaataattactactactatgttTTTGACAATACTCTGTTCAAGCGCTTATTTATTTGTTCCACGTATTATTTCAGTTTCATACAAATATTAAATAAGGGTCTTAGTAAAGAAAAGTTTTGTGACAATTCACATTAGAAAAGTGACCTATGTGACCTTCCACCCCTAATTTGGAGGGAACGTATATTTTCATtgaatttttctctttttctggCCAATTTTAATAACTAGAAAATTTCATATTGTTTTTAACCATCCAAATTATTAGGAGGGTTAACTGTATAGTGTTATTTAGATTTTATGAAATGAATAGATGAAAATGACATTGATGATCATATGTTACAGGAGGTAGAATGGGGCAAGATCAGCATGGTCGCAGCTGAACGCCGGCTGCTGGCGAACGCGTTGCTAGATGTGTCGAACCAACGTTTCGTCCTCCTCTCCGAGGCATGCATCCCTCTCTTCAACTTCCCAACGATCTACAGCTACTTGATGAAATCCCGAACCTCATTCGTAGAGTCATACGACAAGGAGGGCCCCGTGGGGCGTGGGCGCTATGACCGCCACATGATGCCCTTGGTGACCATTGAAGAGTGGCGGAAGGGGGCCCAGTGGTTCGAGATGGACCGGGAGCTGGCCCTCGAGGTCATCTCGGACCACGTCTACTTCACCCTTTTCAAGAACTACTGCAAACCCGCTTGCTACTCGGACGAGCATTACCTGCCCACTATGATCACCAAACACTTCCCTTTCAAGAACGCTAACCGGACTTTGACTTGGGTTGACTGGTCCCGGGGCGGGCCCCACCCGCTGAAATTCATCCGCCTCGACGTCACCCCGGACATGCTGAACCGGATGAGGGGCGGCACGGAGTGCATCTACAATGGGAGGCCCACCAAAGTTTGCTACTTGTTTGCTAGGAAGTTCACGGTCAACGCGTTGGACCGGTTGTTAAGGTTTGCACCAAAGTTGATGAAATTTTGatttatgatttaattaattaattaattatataattaattaatacacaCGCACAAAAGCACAACTATAGCATACAccaaattaatttagttatTCTTTCAAATTTCTTCATGGTCAAGTGATCATGTGTATGCACCTCTTGGCTTATTATACAACTTAATTAGGGAGTTTGTTTTCATGTGTCTGAATTTTGTGCTCAAATTCTGTCCATAAAGGTAGAGATGCGACAGTAGGGAAACCTCGTTCCCTAACAAATGGATGTGTGTATATTGTAATTgttgattgattgaatgaacGGTGCATTGGATTGATAAAAGaaatgttgagtttgtttttagtTTGAAAGTATTTTTATTGATAAGGAAGGAAGgcaaaattatactagtacttaCTTCTTCAGTTCCATCGAAATAGTTAATGTGAATATTTATTATAGATTAAGAAAATATATTAATGTTAGTTGAAAATTTACGAATATTTAAGTATTTTAGgattgattttaatatttatcaATGATTGAGTACTAAAGTTCGACTATTATTTTACAaaagaataaatttaaaaagaaaatacaaataaatcataaactTTCCCAATTGTCTTCTTCCCTCACCAATAGCAGCGCAGAAAATCGCCAGGACTGAGGCAACAAATAGCAGTGCAGAAAATCCATACCAAAAGTGAAAATTTCAACTTTTAGACTAATTTTATTTGGGGTTCTATAACCATGATAATTTCATTATACGAATATTTGAAATATatttaagtagtagtagtatgttTTTGGCAAAAGTAAAAGATCATCTGAAATTAAAGCCCCAAAAGAGATGGGAAACGATGATATTGTGACAGTGAAGCATGTGTCTTCTGAAACTAAAGCCAAGGTTGTACTTAAAAAACCAAAGTAATGGAACCAATGAGGACCAAGCAGCTCCAGGGGGCTTAGCCGGCGTGGTTGTGAGTGGAGGAGTACTACTTGAGACCGAGAAATTGTAGTAAGAGATAGTTATTGttcaaattgaatttgaaatttcagattgcaagaagtaaaaaaaaacatacaacaATGGCAGACCTTTCGTCAtggagaaaaagaaattaataatagtattgttatattgatttttttttaaaatttactgATTAATAAAAGAAGTAATAGCCATGTACTAAGAGAAAAAAATTCTCAGgatcaaaatttatttaaaaagttgAAAACATATTAACACTTAATTAGTGACTTTCTTTAAATTTATTCAaaagcaattaaataataatagtactgTTATATTAATGTAGACTCCTACAATAGACATTTACCACTCTTAGTTAATATGTAAATTATCtctatttcataaataaaataaataaatatcattaGTTCAAACTTAATTAAACAACGGTGACagtcatttataaaaatatttttttaccaaAGTTAT
This portion of the Salvia splendens isolate huo1 chromosome 10, SspV2, whole genome shotgun sequence genome encodes:
- the LOC121751290 gene encoding glycosyltransferase BC10-like, with the protein product MKKQQLPQNEQDTTQYTKLHPSHSLLHNMVIYFLFFGSGLVVGLTLTLYLPPSLQFSQFSSSIQETSSTPTPPPPPPSPPLHHPPPRMQPRAGLRDFLRVEDNATHDMTDAELLWRASMKPKIEDFPFRRTAKVAFMFLAKGDLPLAPLWELFFRGHQGLYSIYVHCQPSYKGTFPKGSVFHGRRIASKEVEWGKISMVAAERRLLANALLDVSNQRFVLLSEACIPLFNFPTIYSYLMKSRTSFVESYDKEGPVGRGRYDRHMMPLVTIEEWRKGAQWFEMDRELALEVISDHVYFTLFKNYCKPACYSDEHYLPTMITKHFPFKNANRTLTWVDWSRGGPHPLKFIRLDVTPDMLNRMRGGTECIYNGRPTKVCYLFARKFTVNALDRLLRFAPKLMKF